One genomic window of Corythoichthys intestinalis isolate RoL2023-P3 chromosome 18, ASM3026506v1, whole genome shotgun sequence includes the following:
- the chordc1b gene encoding cysteine and histidine-rich domain-containing protein 1: MSTLCYNKGCGQRFDPENNPDGCCTYHPGVPVFHDALKGWSCCKRRTTDFSDFLSIAGCTKGPHNKEKPPEPVKPDVTSSAENKDVDEQKPKFSEYIISAPKPQEAICRPSPDEPMVRLQHKVSSSLKQALEKLKLNDNSRALQQEDDSGEVKIGTSCKNGGCTKSYDGPATDSDTCFFHSGFPIFHEGMKYWSCCKKKTSDFNSFLSQVGCTKGQHLWKKKDEGKKVVPCRFDWHQTGSQVIISIYAKNAVPELSYVDANSTTLNIHVVFEGEKSFEQKISLWGVIDVSQSAVNMMAAKIEVAMRKSEAMSWARLDLPAPVAAPVGDHEKKCQDDNSSSDEEENE; encoded by the exons ATGTCTACTTTGTGCTATAACAAGGGCTGCGGACAGCGATTCGACCCGGAAAACAACCCAGACG GCTGCTGCACGTATCACCCCGGCGTTCCCGTGTTCCACGATGCGCTGAAG GGATGGTCCTGCTGCAAGAGACGGACCACCGACTTCTCCGACTTCCTCAGCATCGCG GGCTGCACGAAAGGTCCCCACAACAAAGAGAAACCCCCCGAGCCGGTGAAGCCGGACGTGACCTCGTCGGCAGAGAATAAAGACGTGGACGAGCAGAAGCCCAAATTTAGCGAGTACATCATCTCCGCGCCGAAACCCCAGGAGGCCATTTGCAGACCCAG TCCCGACGAGCCTATGGTGAGGTTGCAGCACAAAGTGTCGTCTTCTCTCAAGCAAGCTCTGGAGAAGCTCAAGCTGAACGACAACTCACGTGCACTCCAACAAG AGGACGACAGCGGCGAGGTCAAGATCGGAACGTCCTGCAAAAATGGAGGATGCACAAAA AGCTACGACGGCCCCGCCACAGACTCTGACACGTGCTTCTTCCACTCGGGATTTCCCATCTTCCACGAAGG GATGAAGTACTGGAGCTGCTGCAAGAAGAAAACCTCCGACTTTAACTCCTTCCTCTCCCAAGTAGGCTGCACCAAGGGCCAGCACCTGTGGAAGAAAAAGGATGAG GGTAAGAAGGTGGTGCCGTGTCGGTTCGACTGGCATCAGACGGGCTCGCAGGTGATCATTTCCATCTACGCCAAGAACGCCGTGCCCGAACTCAGCTACGTGgacgccaacagcaccacactgAACATTCACGTGGTGTTCGAAGGCGAAAAGAGCTTTGAGCAGAAGATCAGCCTGTGGGGA GTGATCGACGTGAGCCAGAGCGCCGTCAACATGATGGCAGCCAAGATCGAGGTGGCCATGAGAAAGTCGGAAGCCATGTCGTGGGCTCGCCTGGATCTGCCGGCGCCTGTGGCAGCGCCCGTGGGGGACCATGAAAAGAAATGCCAGGACGACAATAGCAGTAGCGACGAGGAGGAGAATGAATGA